The Leishmania panamensis strain MHOM/PA/94/PSC-1 chromosome 19 sequence genome contains the following window.
AAGatgcaccgcagcggtgctgatgCTACAGCCGAGACACGGGCCGTCTTCGTGGAGCGCCTACAGGCCAAGAACGAGTTGAAGCAGTACCGATTCACCGATCTGCTGGACAACGTGAAGTGCGAGGGCGAGGTGATTGGCTCCTCATCCAAGAAGGCCTcaggcgacgacggcgagcatgaggaggcggcgcaggacgAGGTCACACGGCTGCTTGATTGGCGCCGCGAGCAAGAGCGCCAGGCGGCGATAGTGACGGCACGGCACGTGCGCGAGGTCGGGCAGCGCATACAGCGTAGTAAAAGCCTCTCTGCGTTGGCGAAGAGCATCCGCAAGCAGTCGCAAGGCATCAAGCGGCAGATGGAGCAGAGGCGCGAGAGCCGCTTCAAGCCCGGTGCGACGCGGCGCTCACGCTAAGGAACTACACGATGCTCTGCACCTGAGATACGGTGGGTACGCCTCGGAGGCAGCCTGGCAGCTGCACTCTCTCGGAGGCTTTCCATTAGCTGGTTTGGctgttcttgttgttgtcttGGTCCTCTGGCTTTCCATGTGTCTGTTCGTGCTCCACCGATTAATATAAGCGATGTGTGATACTCAGAGTTATTCTTAACGAAGCGCGAAGACAAaagaacgaaagagaaatGACCCGTGTTGCGCCGCATCAGTGGAGCCTCAGGGAAaccggaggagggggaggaagagacaaTCACCTGTGCAGCGTTGCACCACATGGCCGTAGCCTCTCTTTGCGAGGTGCACTAACTCTGCAGAGCACCCCTCGGTGCGAGACATGCGAGAAGAACGATCAGCGCGCACAGGCGCTGTAGCCCTTTTATGTgtgtggcggggggggggcgcgcgtgtgcctctgtcGTAGCCGTCAGCGTCGCCATGGTGCGCTTTCAGCGGACACCTCCTTCGCCGGCATGGAATGCAAGAAGCGGGCAGAAACACATGAGCAAGCTGCTTTATGCTCACCTTCAGTTGCTCCTCTTTGTAGCCCATCATGAacgcctctcctcctacCCCTCCCTTATTTCTCCTGTCGGGCGATGCTGAAACGGGCGCCTTTCTTACAACGTTCGCGACATTTTATTCGCAtcttccacctcttctcACCTTCAAATTCATGGCACATACGACGTTGACGCACAACGGACATTCACTGGCCGTAGTGGACCGACAAACAAGGAGCGAAGCCACACGTAGAACAAGGGCGATGCTacgcaaaggaaaaaggagtaATCACCTGAAACGTAGCCAATTCCCCTGACCACCACTGTCACCACTACTCCCTCTCCTTATCCTatttgcctcccccctctcgtcactcctcccctctctcattgCCGTCATTCACTTGAACGGTGGGGAAGAAACAAGCAAGGGGCTTGATATTCTCacctcacacacccacacctgcacacagacgcgcaccCGAGCCATCACGTTAGGTTGCAACACGGcagacagcagcgaggtctggcagggaaaaggaggtgacgtatatatatatatatatatatatatatacgtgtgtgtatgtgtgtgtgtgtcgccataattccctttcccttcaaAGCTATTATCTTCACCGCGTCGTTGTCTTACGCATCTCTAGACTCTGTACTGCTATTGGGTATCGCTGCTCTGTCTTCCCCGCCCCGTCTTCCCTTTCATTGAACCTCAttttttgcctctcttgtacgctcttccctcttcgtgttttgcttctgctccgcacatacatacacatcACTGTGCTTTGCCGGcactcttctttccctcctcttcgtcaaCCTCTGCGTTGGTccccgccccttctctcccaccaccccttttctctgttgctcgcgattgtctctctctctctctttctctctgttggtTCGAGCACTGCTTCAGCAATCAGACACTTCACTGTGCCAGAGAACTCAGTTGgcttctttttttgcctctgccatcctctctcccacaAATTCGACTTTAGGGCTCGAGCTGCTTCCCCGTCTTTTGGTCTGCTTCTCTCGATCAGCTTAAGCCTGCGCATTTCCACCAACTCACTCACTGGAAGAGAGCCCTCAGCGTCTCTGCGTTTGAAGGCTGAAGTACGAAGCCATGAGCGGATCCATGTCGGCCCGCTCACTCCACGAGAGCTCGCCGTTTGGCACGACGTCGACGCGTCGGCCTGGCCGACGCCTAAGCACATTTTCGGCACGCTCCGTCTCCGCATCGACCTCTACACACGCCACGCCAACCCGCGAGCGCTCCTCGGCAGCGTCGAGCGCTCGTCGAGCTCGTAATGGTGTGAACAGCCACGCCGGCGAGTACACgatgccggcggcgcagacgccgTCGAATGCCATGAAGGTGTACATCCGCGTCCGCCCCTTCAGCGAGCGTGAAATTGCGCAGAAGGTGACGCCGCACAGCACTGTGCGCATCGATGCACAGAACCCCTCGCAGCTGACCATCTTGGATCCCTCGCGCGGCTTTCGTCCCCTCACCACGCACCCCTTTACGCGCTGTTTTTGGTCCGTCTTTGAAAAGGGTGAGGGGCAGCTGCTCAACAAGGTGGACACGTACCTCAGCGGTGGCATGAACTctgctcctcgctctcgcgCGCAGGCGCTCGTCGCAGGGCAGCCGGTGCTCGGTTCCGTTCGCCGCGGCGCCCGCGCAACACTCGACGGGGATGCGGCTCCACCCGCTACTCAGGCGTACGACGGCGCCGGCTCGGCACCAGTGATGGTCGACGCCAATGTCAGCCACCCTCCGTATGCGGGGCAGGATCAGGTGTACGCGCACGTCGGCAAGCCCATCGTGGGCAACACCCTCGACGGATACAATGGGTGCGTGTTCGCCTACGGGCAGACGGGCAGCGGCAAGACCTTCACGATGCTCGGCTACGCGCCGAGCACGAGCGACATTCGCGCTCGAAAAGGCTCCCTCGTCAGCGCGGCGAGCACGGAGAGCAGCACCCCTCTTGACGGAGCGGTAGAGCCGTTTGAGAgtgatgacggcgacgacgtggTAGACAAGACGGGACTAGACCCGAACGAGCTGCAAGGCATCATCCCGCGCGCGTGCATGGACCTGTTCGACGGCCTCCGTGCGAAGCGCGCCAAGGACTCCGACTTCACGTACCGCGTGGAGGTGTCGTACTACGAGATCTACAACGAGAAGGTGTTCGACCTTATCCGGCCGCAGCGCAACACGGACCTGAGAATTCGTAACTCGCCCAACTCCGGCCCGTTCATCGAAGGGCTGACGTGGAAGATGGTGTCCAGGGAAGAGGACGTCGCCCGCGTGATTCGCAAGGGCATGCAGGAGCGCCACACGGCTGCGACGAAGTTCaacgaccgcagcagccgcagccacgcCATCCTGACCTTCAACATTGTGCAGCTGTCGATGGACGACTCCGACAACGCGTTCCAGATGCGCAGCAAGCTGAACCTGGTGGACCTTGCGGGGTCTGaacgcaccggcgccgctggagcCGAGGGCGATGAGTTCCACGACGGGGTGAAGATCAACCAGTCGCTCACGGTGCTGGGCCGCGTGATTGACCGTCTGGCGGACCTGTCGCAGAACAAGGGGGGCGGCCTTAGCATTCCGTACCGCGACTCGAACCTGACGTGGGTGCTGAGCGACTCGATTGGCGGCAACAGCCAGACCTCGATGGTGGCCACCATCTCGCCGCACTCGATCAACTTCGACGAGATGCGCCAGACCATCATGTACGCATGTCGTGCGCAGCAGGTTCTCAACAAGGCGCGCCGCAACGTGGATCCAATGATCATGCAGCTTcgcgagctgcgcgcgcagGTAGCGGACCTGGAGCTGCggctgaaggaggcgggtGGCAGCAACTACACGAACGAGTATGTGCGCGGATTAGAAAAACGCATAAAGGACCTCGAGTGGCAGTGTGGTGACCAGAAGCGCATCATCAGTCAGCTACGTGCGGAACTGGAGAATGCCGGCATCGCTGATCCAACGCTGATCGGGAAGCCCTCGGTGCGCGGGGGAgcgggtgctgcaggtgcggaAGGCGgggctgctggtgcgggcGAGGAGCAGGGCAGCGTGAGTGCCACGACCTACCGCCGTACCaacgagcagctgcagtcggAGTTGACATCGGCGAACATGGAGATCGTGCGGCTGCAGAGACAGTTGCTGGAGTCTGAGAGGACGAAGTCCGGCAAGCTTGATGTAGACGCTGAAAGCACTATTGCGAAGCTCCAGGCCAAGTGCGACATCTACCGCAGCACCTTTCATGACTGGGAGGTACATCTGAATCACTACAGCACATACCATTGGCGGTGGTCCACCGACTACCTCTTTGGCGCCTTCGAGGACAAAATGAACGTACTGATCCGTCAGTGCCAGAATTTGATGATGGACAAGGACGCCTACGTGATGGACACGCTGAGTCGCGGCGAGAGTGAGCAACTTCGTGAGACGGCTAAGattcagcggcagcacctcgccgaAATATCTGCGCTGACAGCGCAATACCGAGAAGCGATAGAGAAAGTGAAGAAGGAgtacgcagagagagaggaagagcgggcGAAACGGCAGAAGGGGGCGTCGAGCAACTCCGAGTCACGCATGCAAGCCACTCGAGATACCTTCGAGCAGGAGAAGCGCCGCTGGGTGCAGGAGCGGGAGAACATGAAGCTTAGCTACGAAGAGAAGCTGGCGACTGTGCGTGCTGAGTACCAGGATGATCTGAAGCGGTTGCGGGAATCGCTGGCGTCGACGACCAGTGATCGCCAGCGCCAgggtctctctctgcaggagctgcaggagcgtcACGAAGCGGAAATGAGAAACATCGAGCAGGACATGGTGCGGGAGCGTAAGCGACACGAGGGGGAACTGGCGATGCTAAAGAAGCAAATGAGCACCGAGCTGTCGCGCAAGGAGGAGCAGATCACCGCGCGTGATACGCAGGCACAAAGaacggaagaagaagcggcgaagctgcgccgcgacaACTTGAAGCTACAGACCGATATGCGCGCCAAGGAGCGACAGCTGAACACCGAGATCAAAGACCTCCTTCTGAAGCAGGAGAACATGATCGCTGTGCTGACCACCATTATAGGCAACTACGAAAAGAACCCAACGAACCTCAAGGAGGACATCGAGGCCCTGCGTGCCTTCGTTAGCGACAAGGACTACGCGGCCTTCCGTGCCAAAGCAAAGGAGATGGCATTCCGTGACCCGGCCAGCCGACGGCCGTCGGCGTCGATGCGGAACCCCGGCTCCGTCGACGAGCAGCTCAGCCGCGAAATGGATGGCATTCGTAGCGCCATTGAGCACATGCGCAAGACCCGTAGAGATCAGCAGGCGAacctgcagcaggtgcagcagcacgtgtaCGAGCAGCTCTCGCGCAGCCGTGGCTTCCAGCCTAGCGAAGAGGTGAACGAGAGGTTGCACGACGCTAACACGGCCACTCAAAATGGCAAGAGGCCTGTGTAGCGAAGAAGGGGCGCCGGACTGGGAAAGGGCGAGTGCGTGTCGGCGCTCGCGAGGCTGTCGCACAGGAGGGGCTTTTGGTATGTGCGTGTCGGGGTGCACGTGTCGCGGTGTTGCCTACTTGCTCATCTGCTGTCTTTATTTTCTCGTTGCCTCTCCCGTTCCCATGTGGCTCTCCGACACCGCTCCCCTTCCAAGCCTCTCCGAGCTGATCTATTAGTAAAAGAAGTGCAGGGATGGAGAAGGATTCATTGCCCACACGCCCACCTCACGGCATTGCGTCCGCTTTTCCTTACCttttcgcctcctccttttgcTCCCACTGCTGAGGTGCGACTGCCTCTTGCCCAGGAGCTTGTCCTCTGGGTGCGCTTCTGGATTGCACGCCGCGCCGTGACCTCTGCCTCACTTTTTGGTACTCCTTTCGGTGTTGTTACGCCATCCTGACCTTTCCCCACCATCGCTCTACCTGTACATGTATAAAGCCAGCATCGTCAGCTGCGTTGCCTGTGTGACGGTagtctcctctctcgtcgtTGTTCACCGTCGTGCCATCCCTGTTTCCCCAAAAGTGTCCTTGTTGGGTATTGTGCCTCTCTAGAAGAAGGCGTCAGTGTGCAAAGAGGTGGAATGCGGGCTACCCGTTGCCTGCCAattttttgtctctctcttcttcagctggtgggtgtgcatgtTGGGTcgtctctccttcacccccaccccctgttTCAGaactctttcttctcttccttgtgccccccccctccttctccgacacgtacgtgcgtgcgcagcccGTTCtcatggcagcagcagcggcaggagatGTACGCAATGGGCAACAGTCATCCCGCATTGCCCGTGtcactcctctctttttttctctctcctttcgtgccccctctctctctctctcattcacTTTGGGTGCGTTGGCTGCGAGCGTCTGGGGCAGCGGGGGGAGTATACGGGGACACGAGAGACCTGCTCGTGTTCGATTTGGCCTCTCGCCTCGTAGAGGTGAAGGGCTGCACAAAgggcggagctggagaagcgtagacggcgaggaggagccaACGGCTGAGAAGTGGGCGTGCGCGCAATGGGAAAACGCCTGCGTAGGACTTTGCATAGAGCGACATCTCTCTTGTGTGGGACAAGAGAGATGTAATTGGCATAATTTTGCTTGCCTGCTTTGGCCTTTGTTCATCAGCGTGTACTCCGCTTGATGATGCCTGacctccccgcccccccactcccctcgCTATGTGTGtggaagaagggaaggggaagtgGGGggttggtgcgtgtgtgtgctctggTCTCGGCTGCACTGCTATCCGACTTCTGTTTGGGTTGTTGGTGGCTTTGGCACGGGAAAAAAAGCGCACCTGCAACGAACAGCCTCAGAAAAGGAGTAAAGCAAGCGTGAAACggcacaaaaaaaaggccgAGAGGGCCCCTCTCGCGTGCTCGttcactcccccccccctccatcccctctccccctcgtcctcctcctctacttTCAGGGGGCCACTAGccctttgtttgttttctgGGTTTCCTCTTGTTCTGTTCGTTTCTGGTGGTTGATGTTTTTTGGGGGAATGTTCACTCTGAGTGCTCTTTTTGTCCGCATTTGATGTCGTGATGGGCTACTTGTTTCTCCTGGTCCTtactccctcctctctccttctcccaccACTGTTTCCCCCCGTCAGTATGTCCCTGAGGTGGCTTACCTCatcctcatcctcgtcccctcccccccccctcccgcttccctgcatgtctctctcttcttccgaCATACCGCCTAAACAACTAAAAGTGCCTTGTACGAATGCAcctgtatgtgcgtgtgtgtgtgtaggtcGGTGAGTGTGGATGGGTGAGCCTCTACACATGTGCTGTTGTCcatctttttttcctgtttcttctttgcttgttGCCTTCACTTACATCTGTGGTGCGTGTTTGCACCTCCTCTAGTGctcctgtgtgtgcctctctctctctctctcacagcGCACATTACTTCGCTAGATTTCACCGTTCTTGCTTgtttcacttttttttttgccatccccccccctctttccctgttgGCCATCACCCACGGCTTGActtcctctctgctcttGCGAGCGAAAGATGGGGTAGCGGTGGCTCGTCGGTGATgaccgtgtgtgtgggcgtgtctCCTTTGTAGCTTCACAAATTCTCTTCagtctcctccttttctttttttttttcgtgcgCCATCACTCGGACGAACGCAGAGGATCAGCGCACAGTTGCCTCTTGTTGGTCTGTTTGTCTTCCTCGTTACTCCCCGCTGTGCAATCCGCCTGTGCCGTGGCGCATGCGGGCAGGCCATCCAGACacgcccttcccctcctccttcctggGTAGCATCGACGGCAACGGAAGCTGCAGACAGCGagcccccaccaccaccacccagGGCTGCAACGTCGTGCTGATGCAGGCCCCGGGATCCGAAGGTGGGAGGACtatgcacacgcactgctcaccaccgctggcacGGTGCACCGCATCCACGCGTGTCATGGAaaggtgagaggggggagggccaGGAGTGGTGGACGAACGTGGCGCGAAGGCGTCCATACGAATCGGCCccgcgtgcatgtgcgcgcgAAGCAtgcggcacctctgccatCCGACCGGGTGGGCCGATGCGTCGCAGATGCCGGCAGCATGAC
Protein-coding sequences here:
- a CDS encoding kinesin, putative (TriTrypDB/GeneDB-style sysID: LpmP.19.0650), which produces MSGSMSARSLHESSPFGTTSTRRPGRRLSTFSARSVSASTSTHATPTRERSSAASSARRARNGVNSHAGEYTMPAAQTPSNAMKVYIRVRPFSEREIAQKVTPHSTVRIDAQNPSQLTILDPSRGFRPLTTHPFTRCFWSVFEKGEGQLLNKVDTYLSGGMNSAPRSRAQALVAGQPVLGSVRRGARATLDGDAAPPATQAYDGAGSAPVMVDANVSHPPYAGQDQVYAHVGKPIVGNTLDGYNGCVFAYGQTGSGKTFTMLGYAPSTSDIRARKGSLVSAASTESSTPLDGAVEPFESDDGDDVVDKTGLDPNELQGIIPRACMDLFDGLRAKRAKDSDFTYRVEVSYYEIYNEKVFDLIRPQRNTDLRIRNSPNSGPFIEGLTWKMVSREEDVARVIRKGMQERHTAATKFNDRSSRSHAILTFNIVQLSMDDSDNAFQMRSKLNLVDLAGSERTGAAGAEGDEFHDGVKINQSLTVLGRVIDRLADLSQNKGGGLSIPYRDSNLTWVLSDSIGGNSQTSMVATISPHSINFDEMRQTIMYACRAQQVLNKARRNVDPMIMQLRELRAQVADLELRLKEAGGSNYTNEYVRGLEKRIKDLEWQCGDQKRIISQLRAELENAGIADPTLIGKPSVRGGAGAAGAEGGAAGAGEEQGSVSATTYRRTNEQLQSELTSANMEIVRLQRQLLESERTKSGKLDVDAESTIAKLQAKCDIYRSTFHDWEVHLNHYSTYHWRWSTDYLFGAFEDKMNVLIRQCQNLMMDKDAYVMDTLSRGESEQLRETAKIQRQHLAEISALTAQYREAIEKVKKEYAEREEERAKRQKGASSNSESRMQATRDTFEQEKRRWVQERENMKLSYEEKLATVRAEYQDDLKRLRESLASTTSDRQRQGLSLQELQERHEAEMRNIEQDMVRERKRHEGELAMLKKQMSTELSRKEEQITARDTQAQRTEEEAAKLRRDNLKLQTDMRAKERQLNTEIKDLLLKQENMIAVLTTIIGNYEKNPTNLKEDIEALRAFVSDKDYAAFRAKAKEMAFRDPASRRPSASMRNPGSVDEQLSREMDGIRSAIEHMRKTRRDQQANLQQVQQHVYEQLSRSRGFQPSEEVNERLHDANTATQNGKRPV